From one Ferrovibrio sp. MS7 genomic stretch:
- a CDS encoding elongation factor G encodes MVAKPLAKPRVAALVGPYTAGKTTLLESLLFAAGAIPRKGSVAAGTSLGDSQPEARARQMTIEPNIASLSFLGESWTFIDCPGSVELAQEALAALMVADIAIVVAEPDPARAVTLAPLLQFLDARRIPHLLFINKMDKSSLRMRDLLTVLQTVSSRPLVLREVPIRDGEQIAGYVDLVSERAYRWRPNAASDLIEMPELVKPREAEARQSMLEAIADFDDVLLEQLLEDRVPAPAEIYSQLTRDLQQDLIVPVFFGSAEQGNGVMRLLKALRHETPEPMQTAERLGIKSNGSFAATVFKTLYQAHTGKLSLCRVWSGSLGENATLGSRRIAGLLKPMGGELTKLPMAETGMVAAIAKLEEAQTGDRLGAEGRQQAEAGWPEAPAPVMAYALAPADRKDEVKLSAALHKLLEEDRALSLEHGGQHGQLLLKGQGEIHLKLAIERLQQRFNVSVRIAAPLTAYRETIRHSTSYHARFKRQSGGHGQFADVKVEIAPQPRGNGYVFHNRVVGGAIPKNYIPAVDEGIQEALVRGPLGFPVVDVAVTLLDGQSHAVDSSDQAFRTAGGMALHEGLPNCAPVLLEPIQSVSFTVPNAFTAKVHAIVASRRGQILGMTAREGWSGWDVIDCYLPESEMTGLATELRSATLGVGGFAARFDHLQELIGKLADRVVEDRRRALAA; translated from the coding sequence ATGGTAGCCAAACCGCTAGCCAAGCCGCGCGTAGCCGCCCTGGTGGGGCCCTACACCGCCGGCAAGACAACCCTGCTCGAGTCACTGCTGTTCGCTGCGGGAGCGATCCCGCGCAAAGGCTCCGTCGCCGCCGGCACATCGCTCGGCGACAGCCAGCCGGAAGCGCGGGCACGGCAGATGACCATCGAGCCGAATATCGCATCGCTTTCCTTCCTGGGCGAAAGCTGGACCTTCATCGACTGCCCCGGTTCGGTGGAACTGGCGCAGGAGGCGCTGGCAGCATTGATGGTGGCGGATATCGCCATCGTGGTAGCCGAGCCGGATCCGGCACGCGCGGTGACCCTGGCGCCTTTGCTGCAATTCCTTGATGCGCGGCGGATTCCGCATCTGCTGTTCATCAACAAGATGGACAAGAGCAGCTTGCGCATGCGCGACCTGCTCACCGTGCTGCAAACCGTGTCGTCGCGACCCCTGGTGCTGCGCGAAGTGCCGATCCGCGATGGCGAGCAGATCGCCGGCTATGTCGACCTGGTAAGCGAGCGCGCCTATCGCTGGCGTCCGAATGCCGCCTCCGACCTGATCGAGATGCCGGAACTGGTGAAGCCACGCGAGGCCGAGGCCCGCCAGAGCATGCTGGAAGCCATCGCCGACTTCGACGATGTGCTGCTGGAGCAATTGCTGGAAGACCGCGTGCCAGCGCCCGCCGAAATCTACAGCCAACTTACCCGCGACCTGCAGCAGGACCTGATCGTGCCGGTATTCTTCGGCTCGGCGGAACAGGGCAATGGCGTGATGCGGCTGCTGAAAGCCTTGCGGCATGAAACGCCGGAGCCGATGCAGACCGCCGAACGGCTGGGTATCAAGAGCAACGGCAGCTTCGCCGCCACGGTGTTCAAGACCCTGTATCAGGCCCATACCGGCAAGCTGTCGCTCTGCCGTGTGTGGTCCGGCAGCCTGGGCGAGAATGCCACGCTCGGCAGCCGGCGCATCGCCGGGCTGCTCAAACCCATGGGCGGCGAACTGACAAAGCTGCCCATGGCCGAAACCGGCATGGTGGCGGCCATCGCCAAGCTGGAAGAAGCCCAGACCGGCGACCGCCTCGGCGCGGAAGGCCGGCAGCAGGCGGAAGCCGGCTGGCCAGAGGCACCTGCGCCGGTGATGGCCTATGCGCTGGCACCGGCCGACCGCAAGGATGAGGTGAAACTCTCCGCCGCCCTGCACAAGCTGCTGGAAGAGGACCGCGCGTTGAGCCTTGAGCATGGCGGCCAGCACGGCCAGTTGCTGCTCAAGGGCCAGGGGGAAATCCATCTCAAGCTCGCCATCGAGCGGCTGCAGCAGCGCTTCAATGTCTCGGTGCGGATTGCGGCACCCCTCACCGCCTATCGCGAGACGATCCGCCACAGCACTTCCTACCATGCCCGCTTCAAGCGCCAGAGCGGTGGCCATGGGCAGTTCGCCGATGTGAAAGTGGAAATCGCACCGCAGCCGCGCGGCAATGGGTATGTCTTCCATAACCGCGTGGTCGGCGGCGCGATCCCGAAAAACTACATCCCCGCCGTGGACGAGGGCATTCAGGAAGCCCTGGTGCGCGGGCCGCTCGGCTTCCCCGTGGTGGATGTGGCGGTGACGTTGCTGGACGGGCAATCGCATGCCGTCGATTCCAGCGATCAGGCCTTCCGCACCGCCGGCGGCATGGCCCTGCATGAAGGCTTGCCGAATTGCGCGCCGGTGCTGCTGGAGCCGATCCAGAGTGTCAGCTTCACGGTGCCGAATGCCTTCACCGCCAAGGTGCATGCCATCGTCGCCAGCCGGCGCGGGCAAATCCTCGGCATGACAGCCCGTGAAGGCTGGAGCGGCTGGGATGTGATCGACTGCTACCTGCCGGAATCCGAGATGACCGGGCTGGCCACCGAACTGCGCTCGGCGACTTTGGGCGTCGGCGGCTTCGCGGCGCGGTTCGATCACCTGCAGGAACTGATCGGCAAGCTGGCCGACCGCGTGGTGGAGGACCGGCGGCGCGCGCTTGCCGCCTGA
- a CDS encoding ABC transporter permease, producing MAALGLLVLPWYALPGAGLASLAWLGSFPAQDTGPAWLLASREGHGWLWPLLLPLGLAALHRRGARWLIAAGLLGLGYLFAQGFAIDHKGPTLALLGSLGAGGQPGFGLGATFYGIAALMWLSFGLARLGWCRGDTFVIASITGIVTLITLFVFLPVLIVLVHALKDEQGAISLLHFLGRLADSSIWGLDCLTGPQRCGVAWNTLFLALLVGAGTTALGLAFALIAVRTSFRFKPLLRALTVLPIITPPFVIGLALILLFGRSGAVTALLTEWFDIPRSRWIYGLTGVLIAQLLAFTPIAFLVLIGVVQGIAPSLEEAAQTLRASRWTTFRTVTWPLLRPGVANAFLLGFVESLADFGNPLVLGGNFEVLSTKIFFAVVGAAHDQGKAAMLAFVLLAFTLGVFWAQQRWLGQKSYTTMTGKGDAGIAQALPRRVSYLAYGLALPWAAFTIVIYATILFGGFVKSVGRDHSFTLAHYLAGFSLDWGPHGLLFTGAAWNSFWVTLGVAGISAPLTASIGILTAYLLARQDFQGRRAFEFGTLLSFAIPGTVIGVAYVMAFNTPPLELTGTGLILVLCFVFRNMPVGVRAGIASLSQIDKSLDEASLTLGAGTGGTLRRIMLPLLRPAIIAALVYSFVRAMTAVSAVIFLVTAQYNLSTAYIVGRVEAGELGLAIAYSSALILVMILAIIGIQWLVGERRIGRRAASDQLAPFGAG from the coding sequence GTGGCTGCCCTCGGTCTGCTGGTGCTGCCCTGGTATGCGCTGCCTGGTGCCGGCCTCGCCTCGCTGGCCTGGCTTGGCAGCTTCCCGGCACAGGATACCGGGCCGGCCTGGCTGCTGGCTTCCCGCGAGGGCCATGGCTGGCTATGGCCGCTGCTGCTGCCGCTCGGCCTGGCGGCGTTGCACCGGCGCGGCGCGCGGTGGCTGATCGCCGCCGGCCTGCTCGGGCTTGGCTATCTCTTCGCGCAAGGCTTCGCCATTGATCACAAGGGGCCGACGCTGGCCCTGCTCGGCTCGCTTGGCGCCGGCGGCCAGCCCGGCTTCGGCCTCGGCGCAACATTCTATGGCATCGCCGCCTTGATGTGGCTGAGCTTCGGCCTCGCCCGGCTTGGCTGGTGCCGCGGCGATACCTTCGTCATTGCTTCCATCACCGGCATCGTCACGCTGATCACGCTGTTCGTGTTCCTGCCGGTGCTGATCGTGCTGGTGCATGCGCTGAAAGACGAACAGGGCGCGATTTCGCTGCTGCATTTCCTTGGCCGGCTTGCCGATAGCTCGATCTGGGGCCTGGATTGCCTCACTGGTCCGCAGCGCTGCGGCGTCGCCTGGAACACCCTGTTCCTCGCCCTGCTGGTTGGCGCCGGCACCACGGCGCTGGGCCTCGCCTTTGCGCTGATCGCGGTGCGCACCAGCTTCCGCTTCAAGCCGCTGCTGCGGGCGCTGACCGTGCTGCCGATCATCACGCCGCCTTTCGTCATCGGCCTGGCGCTGATCCTGCTGTTTGGTCGTTCCGGCGCGGTCACGGCGCTGCTCACCGAATGGTTCGACATCCCGCGCTCGCGCTGGATCTACGGCCTTACCGGCGTGCTGATCGCGCAATTGCTCGCCTTCACGCCGATCGCCTTCCTGGTGCTGATCGGCGTGGTGCAAGGCATCGCGCCCTCGCTGGAAGAAGCCGCGCAGACCTTGCGTGCCAGCCGCTGGACCACCTTCCGCACCGTCACCTGGCCGCTGCTGCGCCCCGGCGTCGCCAATGCCTTCCTGCTTGGTTTCGTCGAAAGCCTGGCGGATTTCGGCAATCCGCTGGTGCTGGGTGGCAATTTCGAAGTGCTCTCGACCAAGATCTTCTTCGCCGTGGTCGGCGCCGCCCATGACCAGGGCAAGGCCGCCATGCTCGCCTTCGTGCTGCTCGCCTTCACGCTCGGCGTATTCTGGGCGCAGCAACGCTGGCTGGGGCAGAAAAGCTATACCACCATGACCGGCAAGGGCGATGCCGGCATCGCCCAGGCCTTGCCGCGCCGCGTCTCATACCTGGCCTATGGCCTGGCTTTACCCTGGGCAGCCTTCACCATCGTGATCTATGCCACCATCCTGTTCGGTGGCTTCGTGAAATCGGTCGGCCGCGATCACAGCTTCACGCTGGCGCATTACCTTGCCGGCTTCAGCCTCGACTGGGGGCCGCATGGCCTGCTGTTCACCGGCGCGGCCTGGAACAGCTTCTGGGTCACACTGGGTGTGGCCGGCATCTCGGCGCCACTCACTGCTAGCATCGGGATACTCACGGCCTACCTGCTGGCGCGCCAGGATTTCCAGGGCCGCCGCGCCTTTGAATTCGGCACCCTGCTCAGCTTCGCCATCCCTGGCACGGTGATCGGCGTTGCCTATGTGATGGCGTTCAACACCCCGCCGCTGGAACTCACCGGCACCGGCCTGATCCTGGTGCTGTGCTTCGTGTTCCGCAACATGCCGGTCGGCGTGCGCGCCGGCATTGCCAGCTTGAGCCAGATCGACAAGAGCCTGGATGAAGCCTCGCTCACATTGGGCGCCGGCACCGGCGGCACGCTCCGGCGCATCATGCTGCCGCTGCTGCGCCCCGCCATCATCGCCGCCCTGGTCTACAGCTTCGTGCGCGCCATGACGGCGGTGAGCGCCGTGATCTTCCTGGTCACCGCGCAATACAATCTTTCCACCGCCTATATCGTCGGCCGCGTCGAGGCCGGCGAACTCGGCCTTGCCATCGCCTATTCCTCGGCCCTGATCCTGGTGATGATCCTGGCCATCATCGGCATTCAATGGCTGGTCGGCGAACGCCGCATCGGCCGCCGTGCCGCCAGTGACCAGCTTGCGCCTTTTGGTGCCGGTTAA
- a CDS encoding ABC transporter substrate-binding protein yields MLKRCLLALPFVLLLGAEAKAQPTVTVYCSLLSEWCELMRASFERDTGIKAQVTTKSTGETFAQIRAEADNPRADVWWGGPTDSHLQAAELGLLQEYKSPTLPKLHPWAQRAAEISGWRSVGIYAGTLGIVWNTDALAKRKLPAPKCWADLLNPAYRDEIQMSSPATSGTSYTVLATLVQIMGEEPAFAYMKKLHVNMNQYPRSGAAPMANVARGESLLGITWMFAAVAEAQLGAPVTSIAPCEGTGYEIGSMSLVKGGKNPENARKWYEYVLSPAAQATGARAKSFQIPSNVEAPIPPNTPRLEEVKLIDYDFVKYGSAAERKRLLERWEKEVASLPK; encoded by the coding sequence ATGCTGAAACGCTGCCTGCTCGCCTTACCGTTCGTGCTTCTGCTTGGCGCCGAAGCCAAAGCGCAACCGACCGTGACGGTCTATTGCAGCCTGCTCAGCGAATGGTGCGAATTGATGCGCGCGAGCTTCGAGCGCGATACCGGCATCAAGGCGCAGGTAACGACCAAGAGCACCGGCGAGACCTTCGCGCAGATCCGCGCCGAGGCCGACAATCCGCGCGCCGATGTGTGGTGGGGCGGCCCGACCGACTCCCATCTCCAGGCGGCCGAACTCGGCCTGCTGCAGGAATACAAGAGCCCGACCCTGCCCAAGCTGCACCCCTGGGCGCAGCGCGCGGCGGAAATTTCCGGCTGGCGCAGCGTCGGCATTTATGCCGGCACGCTTGGCATCGTGTGGAACACCGATGCCCTGGCGAAGCGCAAGCTGCCGGCGCCGAAATGCTGGGCCGACCTGCTGAACCCGGCCTATCGCGACGAAATCCAGATGTCGAGCCCGGCCACCTCCGGCACCTCCTATACTGTGCTGGCGACCCTGGTGCAGATCATGGGCGAGGAACCGGCCTTCGCCTATATGAAGAAGCTGCATGTCAACATGAACCAGTATCCGCGCTCCGGCGCGGCACCGATGGCCAATGTGGCGCGCGGCGAAAGCCTGCTCGGCATCACCTGGATGTTCGCTGCCGTGGCGGAGGCGCAGCTTGGCGCGCCGGTCACTTCGATAGCGCCCTGCGAGGGCACCGGCTACGAGATCGGCTCGATGTCGCTGGTGAAAGGCGGCAAGAATCCGGAGAATGCGCGCAAGTGGTATGAGTATGTACTCAGCCCGGCGGCGCAGGCCACCGGCGCCCGGGCCAAGAGCTTCCAGATTCCCAGCAACGTGGAGGCGCCGATCCCGCCCAACACGCCGAGGCTGGAGGAAGTGAAACTGATCGACTATGACTTCGTGAAATACGGCTCGGCCGCCGAACGCAAGCGGCTGCTAGAGCGCTGGGAAAAGGAAGTGGCTTCGCTGCCGAAGTGA
- a CDS encoding ABC transporter substrate-binding protein: MRNTLIAAGLLASTALFAAQPAQAQVTVYCSALMDWCQVMSNAFEKKTGIKVTMTQKGSGETLAQIRAEASNPKGDIWWGGTGDPHLQMAEENLSEAYRSPQLEKLHPWAQSQAKQSGYRTVGIYAGTLGFAYNTELIAKKKVQPPMCWADLLKPQYKDEVQISNPASSGTAYTAIATLVQLMGEDKAFAYLKGLHGQVNQYTRSGPAPARNTARGETMIGVMFLHDAVAEAVEGFPVAVQAPCEGTGYEIGSMSIIKGARNLENAKKWYEFALTPEAQALAVQGKSYQIPSNPQTPTPPKAPKLEQVKLIDYDFAKYGTSAERKRLIARWEKDVGSQPK; encoded by the coding sequence ATGCGTAATACTCTGATTGCCGCCGGCCTGCTGGCCAGCACGGCTCTTTTTGCCGCCCAGCCGGCCCAGGCCCAGGTCACGGTATATTGCAGCGCTCTGATGGACTGGTGCCAGGTGATGTCCAACGCCTTCGAGAAGAAGACCGGCATCAAGGTGACGATGACGCAGAAGGGTTCGGGCGAAACGCTGGCGCAGATCCGCGCCGAGGCCAGCAACCCCAAGGGCGATATCTGGTGGGGCGGCACCGGCGACCCGCATCTGCAGATGGCGGAAGAAAATTTGAGCGAAGCCTATCGCTCGCCGCAGCTTGAGAAGCTGCATCCTTGGGCGCAGAGCCAGGCCAAGCAATCGGGCTACCGCACGGTCGGCATTTATGCCGGCACGCTCGGTTTTGCCTACAACACCGAGCTGATCGCCAAGAAGAAGGTGCAGCCGCCGATGTGCTGGGCCGACCTCTTGAAGCCGCAATACAAGGACGAGGTGCAGATTTCCAATCCGGCTTCCTCGGGCACTGCCTATACCGCCATCGCCACGCTGGTGCAGTTGATGGGCGAGGACAAGGCCTTCGCCTATCTCAAGGGCCTGCACGGGCAGGTGAACCAGTATACCCGCTCCGGCCCGGCGCCGGCGCGCAACACGGCGCGCGGCGAAACCATGATCGGCGTGATGTTTCTGCATGATGCCGTGGCCGAGGCCGTGGAAGGCTTCCCGGTCGCGGTGCAGGCGCCTTGCGAGGGCACCGGCTACGAGATCGGCTCGATGTCGATCATCAAGGGCGCGCGCAATCTGGAAAATGCCAAGAAGTGGTATGAATTCGCCCTGACGCCGGAAGCCCAGGCGCTGGCGGTGCAGGGCAAGTCCTACCAGATCCCGAGCAACCCGCAGACCCCGACGCCACCCAAGGCGCCGAAGCTGGAGCAGGTGAAGCTGATCGACTACGACTTCGCCAAATATGGCACCTCCGCCGAGCGCAAGCGGCTGATCGCGCGCTGGGAGAAGGATGTCGGATCGCAGCCCAAGTAA
- a CDS encoding ABC transporter ATP-binding protein, which produces MSQQPASVEFQQVVKRYGAFTAVKDVSFTIEPGTLVTLLGPSGCGKTTTLRLIAGLEMASAGRILIGGRDVTRLSAAERGVSMVFQSYALFPHMTVLENAAYGPLVSGIDKAKAEAMAAEKLKLMGLAGLEKRLPSELSGGQQQRVAVARALVLEPTVLLFDEPLSNLDAKLRRRVREDIRELQQSLKLTVVYVTHDQQEALAVSDRIIVMSNAEIAQSGSPRDLYERPANLFVADFIGDANVLEAEVLPLDDARAEVRLGNVVLELPRRGLNSGRARIAARPEALVLSDTAPATPALQGVIRKAAYLGTHMEYTVTTPQGEVFIVDPHVGRPLAIGSDAWIGFTGAGVTLVPGSAA; this is translated from the coding sequence ATGTCCCAGCAGCCGGCTTCGGTCGAATTCCAGCAGGTAGTGAAGCGCTACGGCGCCTTCACCGCCGTGAAGGACGTGTCATTCACCATCGAGCCGGGAACGCTGGTGACTCTGCTCGGACCATCGGGCTGCGGCAAGACCACCACATTGCGCCTCATCGCCGGCCTGGAGATGGCAAGTGCTGGCCGCATCCTGATCGGCGGGCGCGACGTGACGCGGCTATCGGCTGCCGAACGCGGCGTCAGCATGGTGTTCCAGTCCTATGCCTTGTTTCCGCATATGACCGTGCTGGAAAATGCCGCCTATGGTCCGCTGGTGAGCGGCATCGACAAGGCCAAGGCGGAAGCCATGGCAGCCGAGAAGCTGAAGCTGATGGGTCTGGCCGGGCTGGAAAAGCGCCTGCCGTCGGAGCTTTCCGGCGGCCAGCAACAGCGCGTGGCGGTGGCGCGCGCCCTGGTGCTGGAGCCAACCGTGCTGCTGTTCGACGAGCCCTTGTCGAATCTGGATGCCAAGCTGCGCCGCCGCGTGCGCGAGGATATCCGCGAATTGCAGCAGAGCCTGAAGCTAACCGTGGTCTATGTGACCCATGACCAGCAGGAAGCCCTTGCGGTTTCCGACCGCATCATCGTGATGTCGAATGCCGAGATCGCGCAATCGGGCAGCCCGCGCGACCTCTATGAGCGCCCGGCGAATCTGTTCGTCGCCGATTTCATCGGCGATGCCAATGTGCTGGAAGCGGAGGTATTGCCGCTGGACGATGCCCGCGCCGAAGTTAGGCTGGGCAATGTGGTGCTGGAACTGCCGCGCCGTGGCTTGAATTCCGGCAGGGCCAGGATCGCCGCACGGCCAGAGGCGCTGGTGCTGAGCGACACCGCGCCGGCGACTCCCGCCTTGCAGGGCGTGATCCGCAAGGCGGCCTATCTCGGCACCCATATGGAATACACGGTGACCACGCCGCAGGGTGAGGTGTTCATCGTCGATCCGCATGTGGGACGGCCGCTCGCCATCGGCAGCGATGCCTGGATCGGCTTCACCGGTGCCGGCGTTACCCTGGTGCCGGGTTCTGCGGCCTGA
- a CDS encoding superinfection immunity protein — MGLPGLILALVVGTVYFMPALFAWRRRVPRAGLIFLANAALGWTVIGWIVLLILALRPQNPAPG; from the coding sequence ATGGGACTGCCAGGGCTGATCCTGGCCCTGGTGGTCGGCACGGTCTATTTCATGCCGGCCTTGTTCGCCTGGCGCCGGCGCGTTCCGCGCGCCGGCCTGATTTTTCTGGCCAATGCGGCTTTGGGCTGGACGGTGATTGGCTGGATCGTGCTGCTGATCCTGGCCCTCAGGCCGCAGAACCCGGCACCAGGGTAA
- a CDS encoding glutathione S-transferase produces MKLYYSPTSPYVRKVVVLAIETGLNDKIERVNKVVSPVSRDELVAASNPLGKVPTFVTDDGQALYDSRVICEYLDSLAGNKLFPASGKARWTALVRQALGDGLLDAALLVRYEGFLRPEDKRWSDWTSGQSTKMAASLAEIERQAPSFGDGLDIGLISIGCALGYLDFRYADMNWRDTYKATAAWAAKLFERPSFKATVPAA; encoded by the coding sequence ATGAAGCTGTATTACTCGCCGACCTCGCCCTATGTGCGCAAGGTCGTGGTGCTGGCCATCGAAACCGGCCTCAATGACAAGATCGAGCGCGTCAATAAGGTGGTGTCGCCGGTGTCGCGCGACGAACTGGTGGCCGCTAGCAATCCGCTCGGCAAGGTGCCGACCTTTGTCACCGATGACGGCCAGGCGCTCTACGACAGCCGCGTGATCTGTGAATATCTCGACAGCCTGGCGGGCAACAAGCTGTTCCCGGCCAGCGGCAAGGCGCGCTGGACCGCCCTGGTGCGCCAGGCGCTGGGTGATGGCCTGCTCGATGCCGCGTTGCTGGTGCGCTACGAAGGCTTCCTGCGGCCCGAGGACAAGCGCTGGTCGGACTGGACCAGCGGCCAGTCGACCAAGATGGCGGCGAGCCTCGCAGAAATTGAGCGCCAGGCGCCGTCCTTTGGCGACGGCCTGGATATCGGCCTGATCAGCATCGGCTGCGCGCTCGGCTATCTCGATTTCCGCTACGCCGACATGAACTGGCGCGATACCTACAAGGCCACTGCCGCCTGGGCGGCGAAGCTGTTCGAGCGCCCGTCCTTCAAGGCAACGGTGCCGGCGGCCTGA
- the eda gene encoding bifunctional 4-hydroxy-2-oxoglutarate aldolase/2-dehydro-3-deoxy-phosphogluconate aldolase has product MTRSIEDIVALSPVIPVVVVEAVQDAVPLAEALLAGGIGIIEITLRTPQALEAAARVAKAVPGIALGIGSVLDHRQLAAARDAGAHFIVTPGTPPKLGEALARSGLAALPGSGTVSEMLALRDLGFRHMKFFPAEPAGGMAYLKAVSGPIADLRFCPTGGIDAEKAKNYLTLPNVPCVGGSWLAPEALVRARDWAAITKRATDTLAALKS; this is encoded by the coding sequence ATGACGCGCAGCATCGAAGACATCGTCGCCCTTTCGCCGGTCATCCCCGTGGTGGTGGTGGAAGCGGTGCAGGATGCGGTGCCGCTGGCCGAGGCCTTGCTCGCAGGCGGCATCGGCATCATCGAAATAACACTGCGCACACCGCAGGCCCTGGAAGCCGCCGCCCGTGTCGCCAAGGCAGTGCCGGGTATCGCACTCGGCATCGGTTCGGTGCTGGACCACCGGCAATTGGCGGCTGCCCGCGATGCCGGCGCGCATTTCATTGTCACCCCCGGCACGCCGCCGAAGCTCGGCGAGGCGCTGGCACGCTCCGGTCTGGCGGCGTTGCCCGGCAGCGGCACGGTGAGCGAGATGCTGGCGCTCCGCGATCTCGGTTTCCGCCATATGAAATTCTTTCCCGCCGAGCCGGCCGGCGGCATGGCCTATCTCAAGGCGGTAAGCGGCCCCATCGCCGATCTGCGTTTCTGCCCCACCGGCGGCATCGATGCGGAAAAAGCCAAGAACTATCTGACGCTGCCGAATGTGCCCTGCGTCGGCGGTTCCTGGCTGGCGCCCGAGGCGCTGGTGCGCGCCCGCGACTGGGCTGCCATTACCAAGCGTGCCACGGATACGCTCGCCGCGCTTAAATCCTGA
- a CDS encoding gamma-glutamyltransferase family protein, which produces MLHTPRARRGMVTAPHHLASQAGLAVLREGGNAIEATVAMAAALAVVYPHMTSIGGDGFWLVAQPGQVPEAVEGCGAAVAKADVALYRAQGLESIPWRGPLAANTVAGTISGWGEVLKTSVAWGGKLPLSRLVEEAAWHAENGFAVTLSQAELTEQKWPELKDAPGFKEAFLIDGCLPREGERMKLPALGATLKRIGQAGTEDFYRGELARSLAADHARFGTPLAQSDLAVHQARRPAALSVALKNATLYNFAPPTQGFASLMILGLFDRLNVREAEGFAHIHGLVEATKQAFLIRDRILGDPDSMPEQPGPYLAPEALDQLVQRIDREKALPWPYPVNPGDTVWMGAIDGEGRQASFIQSIYFEFGSGCVLPESGIVWQNRGSSFLLSGKGPRLLAPGRRPFHTLNPAMARFKDGRDMVYGTMGGEGQPQTQSALFSRYGLFGQPLQQAITAPRWLLGKTWGENSVTLKLEGRFDPDLVAHLSRAGHDVEMMADFTATMGHAGAIVRHPDGALEGATDPRSDGAVAAF; this is translated from the coding sequence ATGCTCCACACCCCGCGCGCCCGTCGCGGCATGGTCACCGCGCCGCATCACCTGGCCTCCCAGGCCGGCCTCGCCGTGTTGCGCGAGGGCGGCAATGCCATCGAGGCGACGGTGGCGATGGCGGCGGCGCTGGCCGTGGTCTACCCGCATATGACCAGCATCGGTGGCGATGGCTTCTGGCTGGTGGCGCAGCCGGGCCAGGTGCCGGAAGCGGTGGAGGGCTGCGGCGCGGCCGTGGCCAAGGCCGATGTGGCGCTTTATCGCGCCCAGGGCCTGGAAAGCATCCCGTGGCGCGGGCCGCTTGCCGCCAATACCGTGGCCGGCACCATTTCTGGCTGGGGCGAGGTGCTGAAGACTTCCGTCGCCTGGGGCGGCAAGCTGCCCTTGAGCCGTTTGGTGGAAGAGGCTGCCTGGCATGCCGAAAATGGCTTCGCTGTCACGCTGAGCCAGGCCGAACTCACCGAGCAGAAATGGCCTGAGCTGAAGGATGCGCCGGGCTTCAAGGAAGCTTTCCTGATCGATGGCTGTCTGCCGCGCGAAGGCGAGCGCATGAAACTGCCAGCCTTGGGCGCGACATTGAAGCGCATCGGCCAGGCCGGTACCGAGGATTTCTATCGCGGTGAATTGGCCAGGAGCCTGGCCGCCGACCATGCCCGCTTTGGCACGCCGCTGGCGCAGAGCGATTTGGCGGTGCATCAGGCGCGGCGGCCCGCGGCGCTTTCAGTCGCGCTGAAGAATGCCACGCTCTACAATTTCGCGCCGCCGACCCAGGGTTTTGCTTCGCTGATGATCCTCGGCCTGTTCGACCGGCTGAATGTGCGCGAGGCGGAAGGCTTCGCGCATATTCATGGCCTGGTGGAGGCAACCAAGCAGGCCTTCCTGATCCGCGACCGCATCCTCGGCGATCCGGATTCGATGCCGGAGCAGCCGGGGCCTTATCTTGCGCCGGAGGCGCTGGACCAGTTGGTGCAGCGCATAGACCGCGAAAAGGCTTTGCCCTGGCCCTATCCGGTCAATCCCGGTGACACGGTGTGGATGGGGGCCATTGATGGCGAGGGCCGCCAGGCCAGTTTCATCCAGAGCATCTATTTCGAATTCGGCTCCGGCTGCGTGCTGCCGGAAAGCGGCATCGTGTGGCAGAATCGCGGCTCAAGCTTCCTGCTCAGCGGCAAGGGGCCGCGCCTGCTGGCGCCTGGCCGACGCCCGTTCCACACCCTCAATCCGGCGATGGCGCGCTTCAAGGATGGCCGCGACATGGTCTATGGCACCATGGGCGGCGAGGGCCAGCCGCAGACTCAATCCGCCCTGTTCAGCCGCTACGGCCTGTTCGGCCAGCCGCTGCAGCAGGCGATCACCGCGCCGCGCTGGCTGCTGGGCAAGACCTGGGGCGAGAACAGCGTGACGCTGAAGCTGGAAGGCCGCTTCGATCCCGATCTGGTGGCGCATCTCAGCCGTGCCGGCCACGACGTGGAGATGATGGCGGATTTCACCGCCACCATGGGCCATGCCGGCGCCATCGTGCGGCATCCGGATGGTGCCCTGGAGGGCGCTACCGATCCGCGCAGCGACGGAGCCGTTGCCGCTTTCTGA